The window CTTTTGTAGGGGCCATGGGAGAGGATTTCTCACAAATTTCCCTGACCGATTTTTTCACATATATTAAGGATCCGGCCATGAGGGGAAATTTCCTGGAGCTGTTTGAAGGAAATTTTATATTTGTTGCTGAAACAGCCGTGGGGATTTCAGATTTGGGGACCACCCCCCTGCAAAAAGAGGTGCCCCTGGTCATTATCCATGCATCCATGCTCAATGCCTTGCTCTCCAATACCTTTTACACCAAGTGGCTTCCCCGCGATGCGGCTGCCGCTATCCTGGGTTTTGCATTGATAATGGCCGCAGGGGCCTGCTTTTACTCCCTTGCAGGTCTTTTTGGATCAACTCTGGTCTGCTTTCTATCCATTCCGGCCGTGACCCTGTTCCAGTTCAACCAGTTCTGTCTTGTGCCGGTGGCCACCCTCTCCGGCAGCTGCCTTACGATTTTTCTGGTTCTGGTCATCACCATAGAGGTAATTACCTCCAGGGAACGGGCTTTTATCCAATCCGCCTTTGTAAAATATGTACCCGAAAAAGTGGTAAAACAGATTCTGGCTGATCCCATGTCCGTACGGCTCGGAGGGCATGAAATGGACTTAAGCGTGATGTTTACGGACATAGAAAACTTCACCAATATCTCGGAAGAATCCCCGCCTGCAGATCTGGTCACCCAGATTAACGAATATTTTACAGAGATGACAAAAATTATCCACGATCATGGCGGCATTATAGATAAATACCAGGGAGATGCCATCATGGCAGAATTCGGCATCCCCTTTCCTTCCGGAAATCATGCGGACCAGGCAGTGAGCACGGCCCTGGACATGCAGGAACGACTTAAAGAGCTCAGGCAGACCTGGGTTGACCGGAACAGACCGCCCTTTACCTGTAGAATAGGCATTAACTCCGGAAAAATGGTTGTAGGCAACATGGGTTCTGACAAGGTGTTTGATTATACGGTTATGGGAGACGGGGTAAATTTAAGCTCACGCCTGGAAGGCGTAAACAAAAAATACGGCACCCGGCTTTTGATTTCCCAGGCTACATATGACCTGTTGTCAAAACAGGTATTTAAAACAAGGATTGTGGATGTCATTAAAGTGAAAGGAAAAAATCAGGCGGTCCGGGTGTACGAAGTTTACGGATATTCAAAACAAGGGGAGGATACCCCTAAAGATCGATATGCACGAATTTATGAAAACGCCTTTCTACACTATCTTGACAAAGATTTTTTAACCGCGGCAGAAGGGTTTAAGCAGGCCCTTGCAATATTTCCTGAAGATCCGGCAGCCTGCCAACTGCTTGAACGAATAGAAAAAATTAACTATAACGCATTAGACAAAAACTGGGATGGCTCGGTAACACTCAAAGAGAAATAACCTGTGCCCACCCCGATAACAACGAGTGGTGTTTATGACCGAAACATATAAAAATCCATACAGTGCTCAACTTGTACCTGCAAAAAACATCATTGACATCGTCCGCGCCCTGACTGCGGAAAAAGATATTAATCGACTTTTGGAGATGATCCTTGACGAGGCCTTGCGCATCAGCACGGCCGATGCCGGCACCCTTTACATTGTCAACAAACAGGCCACCCACCTGGATTTTGCCTTTGTCCGAAACAAAAGCCTGGGAGTAAATTCAAAATACCACAAAGATATGGGCGAACTGCCCTCCGTCCCTTTATATTTCAGAAATGGCTCTCCCAACATGATCAACATATCCTCCTGTGCCGCTTTGACAGGAAAAACATTTAATATTGAAAATATTTACAATTCCAAGGAGTTTAAATTTTCAGGAGCCAGAGCATATGATGAAAAAACCGGATACCGGTCGCAATCCATGCTGGTCATTCCCATGTTCAACCATGAGAACACCATTATAGGTGTTCTTCAGCTTTTAAATGCCACCAACCAGGAGACTGGAGAAGTGGTTTCCTTTGACCAGGGACTGACCGGTGTGGCCTTTGCCCTGGCGTCCCTTGCTGCCACAGCCCTGAACAACCGGCAGCTTATAGCCGGCTTAAAACATCTCTTTGATTCGTTTATCAAAAGCATTGCCGCAGCTGTTGATGAAAAATCGCCATACACCGGCGGCCATATTACACGGGTAGTGGAGCTGGTCCGCCTCATTGCCCAGGGAATAAATACCGAAACAACAGGGGCCTTTGCCGACTTCGGATTCACGGCCGATGAGCTTGAAGAACTAAAAATTGCGGCCTGGATGCACGATGTGGGCAAAATTACCACCCCGGAATATGTGGTGAACAAAAGCACTAAACTTGAAACTCTTCGAGACGGTATCCATACGGTTCGTCTGCGCTTCCGGCTTGTTGCCCAGGAACTGGAAAGCATGACATGGAAAAAGATGGCCACAGGCTCTGAGCATGGTGAAAAGCCTTGTCAGGATGAAATCAAACGGGTTGAAGATGAGCTTCAAAGAGAAAAAGAGCGCCTTGAGTCTGACCTTGAATTTGTATGCCAATGCAATACCGGTAAATTTTTCATGGAGGATCATCACCTCCAGCGACTTGAAGAGATCGCCTCACGCCGGGTTTTCCCAGGACAAATGCCCCTTCTGACAACCGAAGAGATGGAGAACTTAACCATAAGGAAGGGCAACCTGACCCAAAATGAACGACAAATCATTGAAAACCATGTGATCGTTACCCAAAAGATTTTAAATGAACTTCCCTTTCCACGAAGTCTTCATAATGTACCCAAAATTGCGTCTGCCCATCACGAAAAACTGGACGGTTCAGGATACCCTGACGGAAAAGACGCTGCTGAACTGAATCTTGCCACCCGGATTATGGCCATTGCCGACATATTCGAGGCCCTGACAGCGGCAGACCGCCCCTACAAGCACCCCATGCCCCTGTCAAAGGCACTGGATATTTTGGATTTCATGGAAAAGGACGGCCATATTGATAAAGATATTGTCCGGCTTTTCAGGGAGAAAAGACTGTTTGCGCCCTATGCGGAACAGTACCTTAAGCCGGAACAAGTGGATATATGAGGTAAATTGGACTTAATTTTTTAAGGAAATGCGAATGTCTTTTTTATATATCAGACAACTATCCCGGCAGATAACCCACCGTATCAGGATAACCCCTCGGGTTGTTCAGATCCTTGCAGTGATTCTTTTTCTGCATATCACATCTTTTAGCGCCTTGTCCCAGCTTTCAATAAAGACCGAGTCCGGGCAGACTGTTGGTTTTTTCAATGAGAGCCATGCCCTGCTCATAGGGGTCAGTGATTACCGGAACGGCTGGCCGGATCTGGAAAGTATTCCCGGAGATATCAAACTTCTTGAAAAAACCTTAAAAGCCAGGGGATTTATTGTCCAGACCGTGAAAGACCCCGATGGAAAAACTCTGAAACAGGCCTATGAATCTTTTATCAATGCCTATGGTTATAATCCGGAAAACCGCCTTCTGTTCTATTTCGCAGGCCATGGACACACCATGGATGACGGCAGCCGGGGATATCTGGTGCCTGTGGATGCGCCGATTCCCTACAAAGATCCGTCAAATTTCAAACGCAAGGCCCTGGACATGAACCAGATCATCTCGTGGTGCCGGCAGATGGATGCCAAACATGCGCTGTTTCTCTTTGACTCCTGCTTTTCTGGTACCATATTCAAGCAGCGTGACCTTCCCAAAATGCCGCCTCAAATCAGTATGCTCACGGGCAAACCGGTCCGGCAGTTCATTACCGCAGGCAGTGCCGGGGAAAGTGTTCCAGCAAAATCCACGTTTACACCGGCATTTGTGGATGCTTTAACTTATGGCACCGCAGACCTGAACAAGGATGGATTTATTACCGGCACAGAGCTTGGCGTCTATCTGCAGAATCTGTCCATGTCCTATGTCCAGCAGACGCCACAATATGGAAAAATTCCTGATTATGAATTATCCCGGGGCGATTTTGTTTTTGCCTCACCCGGGTCTGCGGCATCAGGCCAAGCCGGTTCCGGACATCAGCCCCAGGCGTCCCTGAATCCCGGGACATCACAGTCCAAAAGATCGGTGGAGATAACAGCGATTCCGGGCAACACCCCCCCTGCCCCCTTGGAGCTGCCTGAAACCCCAAGAGTTCTGATCCACACCCATGGAGATGATGACCTTTTGGCCCTGTTCACAGCCCAGCTGGAATCTGCGTTCATGACCAGCGGACTGGACTATTGCTCAACAACATCCATTCCCTCTTTGGGCATACTGGCATCCCAAGGCAAACTGAATGCAAACTGGTCGGAAATCAATCAGTACGTTTCCGACACCAATGCCCAGATCCTGGTAACGGCCCAGATAAAAAAAACCGGTTCCAGAAAAATTGAATTCTATGGCCAGAAGACCACGCTTCATACGGCAACCTTTGTTATTAAAGCTGTGGATATGGCCTCGGGCAGCCTTGCCGCCACACCGGAAAGCGGTCAGATCAACTATACGGATCTGAACATGATGCAAACTATACAAAAAACAGTCTCAGCCGGATCGGCCCGATTAGGAGATAATATTAAAAATTACTGGAAGAAAAAACGAAACAGTAATTAAAAACATTCATAGGAATACCAATTCAAGCGGATGCGGATAATTATAAAAGGCTGAAACATGTGTGGCATAGCAGGAATTTTCATAAAAAGCGGCGGGTACTGCGATAACCTTCAAGGTGACTTGGAGGCCATGCTAAAAAAAATTGACCACCGGGGACCTGACAGTAAAGGCACCTTCATACAAAATCCCATTGCACTTGGTGTCACCCGCCTTGCCATAATGGATCCTGTACAGCGATCTGATCAGCCAATCACTTCAGTATGCGGGCGTTTTACCATTGCATTTAACGGCGAGATATACAATTTCCGCAAACTTCGCACAGATCTTATTCGGCAGGGAGAGGCATTTGCCACCCAAAGCGACACCGAGGTCCTTTTATCATTATATAAGCATAAGGGATCGAAATGTCTTTCTCTTTTGCGGGGCATGTTTGCATTTGCAATATGGGACAGGGTATCCCGGAAACTGTTCATTGCCCGGGACAGGGTGGGAGAAAAACCGCTTTACTACTTTGAAGACAGCAACGTGTTCATTTTTGCCTCTGAAATTCCAGCCATTCTGTCATGTCAGGAAGTGCCAAGGCGTATTGATCCGGTGGGAATAAATCTGGCAATGTCCTGTATGCACGCCATCGCCCCAAGAACCGCATTCAAGGATATAAAAAAACTTCCCCCGGCCCATTATATGGAAATTTCGTGGGACGGCACTAAGACAACCACTAAGGCAACAAAGTACTGGTCCTGCACCTTTGATCCGTCAAGCCAATTTTCGGATGAAACACAATGTATTGAAGAAATTCAAAGCTGTTTTGATCAGACGGTTTCCCTGATGTGTGAATCCGATGTCCCGGTGGGGGCTCTTTTATCCGGCGGCATCGATTCCAGCTCAGTTGTCTCATCCATGGGCAGGAATATAAAAAATTTTCCAACTTTTCGTATCAGTTCATTGGAAGACACCCCGGCAAATGCACAGGAAGCTCTTTCTTCCAGGCTTGTATCAGATAGATACCATACAAGGCATTTTGAATTTAATATTCAATCCGATGACTTTTCTGTGATGGAAAAGGTGATTCATCACCATGGAGAACCAATCGCCACCCCTGTTCCCATGGATGCCTACCTGATTTCAAAAGAAATTGGAAAGGTAACTAAAGTCGCGTTTTGCGGTGCCGGAGGGGATGAGCTGTTCGGCGGGTATTTTGACCATTCGCTGATGTATCTGTGGGGCCATTATCTTGACAAATGGACAAACGCTGACGGAATCCTCTCTTTTCCGGAAAATGGGGGTACAGAGGAGGAAAAATTTGCCCTGAATTTTTTACGCAGGCACGCCAAGGATCATCCGGAACGAGTTTTTCCATCCTTTCGATTCACTCAGTTGGATCTTCAAAAAAAAATATATACGCCCCACATGTTGGCGTGTTGCCAGGCGCTGACACCTGCAGAAATTTGCGCCAGTGCCTTCATGGAAAGCGGGGCTGACAACTTATTTGACGGTTTATTGGCCCAGCATTTGAACTGCGTATGCCAGTACAGCTTTGCCGAGATCAACGACAGAATGGGAATGGCGCACGGGGTTGAAATCCGTTCTCCGTTCCTTGATGTTAATATGATTGAGTTGGCCACAAAGATCCCTTCCCGCTTTAAATTGGGCAACAATATTCATGATCCCATTCCCAAAAACATATTAAAAAAAGCCATGGCGGACAGGCTGCCTGAAGCCACCTTGAAATGCACGAAAATTGGGTTCGGCGGAACGGTTCCCTATGGGAAATGGATTCAGGATGACAGCGCCAAGTTTATTGAAGCAAAACTTTTTTCAGGTGCCCTGGCCGATTGCGGATTATTCGATCCTGCCGGAATCAAGCAGTTGTACACATTATATAAATGTGGTGCCCGAATGGACAGAGATCTTTTTATCGGGCTCATCTCAGTTGCCATATGGCTGGAAACCTATTTTTAACTATATGGATTATCGTTAATGAAACCTGAGAATAAAAAAGATATTTCCTGTTACAGTTGGGCCGGCTTAACTCTTCGATTCTTATCACTGCCGGATATACTCAGACACTCTGTTGATAAAATGTTCGTCTTAAATCATATCCCGGAAACAGACAGCGGCATAGATATAAGAATGACGTTGGAAAAAGATGGGGCGTTTATCAGCGCAATGCCGGACTGGGTACACCGAATTTATACAAAGATGGAGCCAGGGGAAGACCCTTATATCCAATATACACAGGAAAATGCTTTCGTTGTTTTATTAAAGGGAGTTAATGCCGGCGCATTTTCTGTCTCATTTGCACCGTACAAAGAAATTTCGGTTGTTTCTCAGTTTTCTGAAACTGAGAAAAGCCCCTTGTTGTTTAATACTGTTCTGATACCGGCTCTCAGAGAACTGCTTTTAAACCAGGGCAAGGCGCTTCTTCACGCAGGCTGTGTGGCATCTCCTGCCGGAGATGCTGTTTTAATCATAGCGGACAGCGGCGGAGGAAAGACCTCCACAACAATCTCTTTAACGCGTCAGGGGTTCAAATTTATTTCAGATGACCTGATTACCCTGTCCGCATCAGATCAGGGTATTATAGTAAAAGGGATCTCAAAACCGGTGAATCTGACCCTGAAAACCATCGGCTTCTTTCCTGAACTGGAATATCTTAGACTCAAAAAAGAACGATCCGGTGATTATAAAATTCCTGTTGACCCGGTCCAGATTTTTAAAAAGGACGGCATGGCCGATCAGGGAATTGTAAAAGCCGTGCTTATCCCCCGTATCGCACGAAAAGGCCCTGAATTAAATAAAATCGAACTTCACGAAAGCCTGCCCGTTCTCATGAAAAGCCATACTTTTGCCCATGAAGCAAAAAAAAATGAAAAAAGTATGAAAATTTTATGGGGGCTCATAGAAAACAGTACTGTCTACAGATTAAAAACGGGAAATGATCCTGACGGGTTAGGTGAATGGCTGGCCATTCAGGCATCCAAAGGCAGGCTGGGCTTTTCTTATGCATTAACAAAAAAAAATAAGCCCCCCAAGAAAAAAGGATCCCCAGGCCGCAAACTTCCGGCACCAACGAAGTTTAAAGATTCTGCAAAATGGTTTAAGGGTATTCTCGATTTTTCTTTGGGAATACCGGAAACAAACCCGCAGCCAGTCCCCAATATGGACTGCCCTGCTGTATTTCACAGCCTCTGGGAATCGGTAAAATACCACCGCCTGGAACCTTTTGCCGCAAGATGGATGACTGAATCAGAATATGGCCGGTCGGTTCCCCTCTGGATAGATGCGGAACAGATTATTGCGGATGCAAAAAATCGTTACCAGACTGTGTGCGCGGAAACAGTTCGAATCCACCATCTGCTGACACAGCGGCACCATGATTTCTTATTTCTCAGGGGCGCCGGTTTTGCGTCCTCTTATTATCCGGATCCCTGGCTGCGGCACAGCCGGGACATAGATGTTGTCTGCCATGCAGACACTATATCGGACATCGAAACGCTTTTAATGGACGACGGATACAAACCTATACCGTTCCGCAGCAGGGATTACTGGATTTCCAAAGGGGAGTTGCCATTTCAAAAACAGAATATTACTGTGGAAGTTCACTGGGATGCCTATCCCGTAATGCCTAAAGTCCCAAACCCTTTTTTCAGTTTACAAAACTGCCTTGATTCTGCGGTGACGGTTCCGCTCCAGGACACAAAAATAAAATGCCTGAATGTGAACCATCTGTTTTTATCGTCCTGCTTTCATGCCATATGGGAACACCAGTTCGATAGAATACTCAGAATGGTGGATATTCGCCAGATACTTCAAATGAACGGTGAGCAGATAGATTGGGAATGGGTATGGAAACACGCCCAGGCCGAACCGCACAAGACAGTTTTGCAGCATTTTTTGTGCTGCCTGCAAAACACCGTCCTCAATGATATGCCGGAGCAGGCCCTGAAACATTTAAAACCGTTTGCTGTAAAAAAATACGTCAACCGTCTTGTGCTGCCGTGGCCCTGCCTGGTTGAAACCGGCAGGGCAAGCCGGTTCAGACGACAGTTATATACGTGGATGATGCAGCGATTCTAAATCGCATCAACTGTTCTGGGAGGCAATTTGTTGAATGAATTGATGGCATGGGCCAGGCATCCTCCTTTGCATATTCCGTGTTTAAGATGGACGCATGAGGCACATTCGACCATACAGCCAAAATCCCTGTAGGGCCGCAGGCGTTTATTATAAAATGCCGTGATCTCATTTATTGTCTTGAACATATCCAGTTTGGTATTGAGGACTTCAGACAAAGGAAAACAGTTCCAGACATCAAGCTCGGGACCAATATCAATAATAGGATCGCACAGCATGGTAAATCCTTCACTTTTCTTTGCCAGGGTTCCGATTTCCATTTCAGAAAACATACACAACGTAAGACCGCAGTCAAACCCGATCAGAATATCCTGCGCGTAGCTGTCAAGGGCCATCTTCACAATGGCCGTGCCGACTTCCCGGTACATTGACGGCCGAAGGAATTCATTGGAGGTTCCCACGATCGGTTGTGCAATGCCGACCCGTATCCGCCGCCTTAATTTATATTTATTGATCATGTCAAAGAGGAATTTATATTCAAACTGAGGCGAAGGAACGGTAATACCCACAGTTATTTTTTCACCCAGTTGTTCTAAGGTTCGTTCAACACGTTCCTTCATCTCCCTGGTATCGCTTTCCTGGGCAGAAACGTTTGCAAGGATTGAGACGTCCTTGTCAGGGAGGGTTTTAAGATAATTGACAACACGATCCGGCATCATGCAATTTGAAAAAATATGGACATGGAAATTTCTTTCAAGACCTTCTTTTACAATGCGGTTAAATTCCGGGTGCAGTGTGGGTTCCCCGCCCAGGAGCCTGAGTTGGCAGTCATTGGTTTTTTCTAGAAAATCCATGACTTTGTGGATATTTTCCAGGGACATGTGGCGTGACTTTTTGGTATCGGCAGACCGACCAATTCTGGACCGGGCAAAACAAAACGTGCATTTCCTCATACAGTGATTGGTTATCAGAATGTTTGGCAAAATAGTTCCTTTTCCGTCAAATTCTTTTTAGTTGATTCAAAGCATGGTGGTTGGTTGGATTCATCACTGACCATTTTCAACTTTGCCAATGTTGAGATAACAGAACTATCCACCTGCTGATCTGAAAAATACCTGTGCCATATTTTTCGCGGCAATTTGATCCAGGTATCTTTTTCCATCGCCACATCTATCATGCTGTAAACACATTTTTCCCAGCCGGGATCTTTGCGTTCAACGGTGTCTGCCGGTACTGTAACAACGGAAACAAAGGGACGAGCCGCCAGAAAAGCAATACGTGCGTATTCATCCGGATTCATTTTGTCATGATGCAGAACCACAATTTCAAAATGAGGCGTTACAGTGGCATACCCCCTTAATTCAACAGGTATGCTGAAATGTTCAAGCTGGTTCATAAAATTTTCCACAATACTTGTTTTTTCTGACAAATCCGCATCACTATTTACGGATAAAAACGTCTTAAAATGCAGGACACCTCTTTTGACAAGCAAGTCAACCCACTGTCTGTCCCCAAAAACATGTGCAGGTGCTGTGAGTTTTATCCGGGCACTTCCCGCCAGCACCAGCTGTCCCATCAGCTTAAGCAGGTCGTTTTTTTCAAAACAGTCACCAAGAACAACTTCAATATCTCGGTTTGCAAGTGTGTTCAATTTAGACAAGACGGCATCGTTGAAAAATGAGGACGCCGCGTTTCTGCCCCTGCCGCATCCCAGACAATCTTGTGAACAGCCGGTTTTCGGAACAATGAGAACAACATCCTCAAACTGTTCAGATGTTTCGGGAATCCAGGGAGCGTTGGTATGAATCGCCCTGGCTGACAAATTATATCTTTTCTCAACATCTTTTCCTATCAGATGGCTCAGCTTGAACTGCTGTTCATCCATCCACGGATTGGCCTGTGCATGATAAGGCGGGGATTCATTATAGGTGTAGCCATACTCCGTTGCCCTTCTGCGAAGTTCAGTGCCATTTAATAGCAGAAGTTCATTAAAGAAAAGCTGAGACGGGTTTTCATTGAGGACGATCCACATGCCCTTTATGTAGGTTTCAAAAGTTTCAAATGGCAGCCCACGGATCAGGTAAATAGCAAAGCGGGCTTTTATCTGTCTTAAATAATCAAGTCCGGCTTTAAATTTTTCGGGCTGCCAGGGTCGGTGAATCGCTTTTGCCGTCTCCGGATTTACTGTTTGCAACCCGATATCGATGAGGCGAAAGCTTTTAAGGTATTTTGCAATATCAGGTGTAATATGGTGGGCATACGCTTCCACAGACACTACGATGTTCTTATATTGCCTGTTCATTTCATCAAAAAAATCAGCCAGTTCATTTAACCTGGCAGGATTGCTGTTGCATAGTATGGGATCCATGATATGAAAAAATTTTACATCCCTTGACGCCATAAATTCAATTTCCTGCTTAAGGCGTGGCAAGGATATGGTCCTTACTTTTCTCTTTTCCCCACCTTCAAAACAGAAGCTGCATTTAAAAGGACACCCCCGGGTTCCCTCAAGCATGGTCCCCAGTTTGTATTTGACATCAGGGTTGATCAACCCTGATAAGATTGGAGATGGGATGTCGTCCAGATTATCTACCAGCTGAGACGGGCCCGAAAAAACAGAGACCCCGTTTTTTCTGTAATGAAGTCCGGAAACTGTTTCTGGATCAAGAATATCATGACGGTCAGCATCCCAGTTTTTTAAAAACTGGGAGAATGGTATTTCGCCCTCTCCGTCTACAATATAATCAATCTCGGGATAACTGCCCAGATAATCAACAATGGAGTTGGTCACCTCCTGTCCGCCTGCAATGCACTTCAGGAAAGGATTGACTCGTTTTAACTTTTTCGCAAGTTTGAAACAAATATCCCGGTTCCAGATATTTACAGAAAAACCGATGATATCAACCGACAGCCCATCAATGATGTTAAACAAATGATCAAGGGGTTCTCTGTCCTCAAATTCAATGAATCTGAAATCAAAACCGTCATCAAATAAAGGATCATTACGCATCATCAGAGAGAGGATTCTTACCGGAAGGCTGTAATATCCTGTAACGTTGACAGCAACAAACAGTACACGCACCTTGTTCCCGTTTTTTTCCCACACGGGATTGACAGAATGGATCTCCAGGGTCTGATTTATGTTCGTTGGGGTTTGTGTTTCAATACTTTTCATTTTATGGCTCAATGTAGAAATTAATTAATTGTTCTGCCTTGGGGTCTCAGATTCAAAATATCTTTTATAAATATCCTTTGCCTCTGTCATACTGAATAGGGTCAGCAATTGTTCCATCTTTTTCCAAGGACCTTCTGCCATATAAATTACATTTCTCTTCCGGGCTAACAGCTGCGAAATATGAACCGTGAAAAAAGATTCCACATAGTTTTGAACAATTTTATCCCGGGACCGGGAAATCTGAACATGAAAATGTTTCAAAATTATTGATACATCTATATCAAAAAGAATTCCTGTCAGATGAATGGTAAAAACAAACATCCGTGTCATCTGCGCTTTTCGACACCATGTTGAGATATAATCCCAGTCCATATCCGGCATACACAGATAAAAGGCAATATCGAAAAGCTGC is drawn from uncultured Desulfobacter sp. and contains these coding sequences:
- a CDS encoding radical SAM protein, with protein sequence MKSIETQTPTNINQTLEIHSVNPVWEKNGNKVRVLFVAVNVTGYYSLPVRILSLMMRNDPLFDDGFDFRFIEFEDREPLDHLFNIIDGLSVDIIGFSVNIWNRDICFKLAKKLKRVNPFLKCIAGGQEVTNSIVDYLGSYPEIDYIVDGEGEIPFSQFLKNWDADRHDILDPETVSGLHYRKNGVSVFSGPSQLVDNLDDIPSPILSGLINPDVKYKLGTMLEGTRGCPFKCSFCFEGGEKRKVRTISLPRLKQEIEFMASRDVKFFHIMDPILCNSNPARLNELADFFDEMNRQYKNIVVSVEAYAHHITPDIAKYLKSFRLIDIGLQTVNPETAKAIHRPWQPEKFKAGLDYLRQIKARFAIYLIRGLPFETFETYIKGMWIVLNENPSQLFFNELLLLNGTELRRRATEYGYTYNESPPYHAQANPWMDEQQFKLSHLIGKDVEKRYNLSARAIHTNAPWIPETSEQFEDVVLIVPKTGCSQDCLGCGRGRNAASSFFNDAVLSKLNTLANRDIEVVLGDCFEKNDLLKLMGQLVLAGSARIKLTAPAHVFGDRQWVDLLVKRGVLHFKTFLSVNSDADLSEKTSIVENFMNQLEHFSIPVELRGYATVTPHFEIVVLHHDKMNPDEYARIAFLAARPFVSVVTVPADTVERKDPGWEKCVYSMIDVAMEKDTWIKLPRKIWHRYFSDQQVDSSVISTLAKLKMVSDESNQPPCFESTKKNLTEKELFCQTF